TGCACCGAACTACCATCATTTATCATAAAAAGATTACCTGTACGTTTCACATATGATAACAATTACTTTAATGACCTATATCAAGGAATACCAATAGGCGGATATACTCAAATAATAGAAAAATTATTAAATGGTATTGAAGTAAAATTAAATACTGATTATTTTGACAACAAAGAAAAATGGGATAATATAGCTGACAAAGTACTATTTACAGGAATGATTGACCAATACTTTGATTACTGTTATGGTGAATTAGAGTACAGAGGATTAAAATTTGAAACTGAAATTAAAGATACAGACAACTACCAAGGAAATGCAGTAATCAATTATACCGAAAGAAAAATACCATACACGCGTATTATTGAACATAAACACTTTGAAAACAGTGCATCAGAAAAAACAATAATTACTAAAGAATATCCGCAAACATGGAAAAAAGGCGAAGAAGCATATTACCCTGTCAACGATGCTAAAAACTCAGAGTTATATAACAAATATCAAAAACTAGCTGAAAAAGAACCAAATATCCTATTTGGTGGAAGATTAGGAATGTACAAATATATGAATATGGACCAAGTTATAGAAGAAGCACTAACATTAACAAAAAAAGAAAATAACATGAATTTATGAACATATTCCAACAAACAATAGTTATATTGTTTCAGCCATTATCAACACAATTATTTAAAAAAAAATAAATTCATAAGTATTGTATTACTAGAATCATGTTATAAATTATTTTTAAAACTCTAAAAATACTACTCTATAATCATATTAAAAATTCAAAAATAAGAAAAAAGGAAAGAGATTAATTATTTAATTTAGATAATACATCCTTCCTAGATTTACCTTTATACGTAGGATTTGGCTTTCTACTCTCATCAATTCCATTACATACATAATGTGTTTCAGGTGTTAACAATTTACACCACTTTCGTCTAGTTAAATCTCTATTATTATTCAAATAATAACCAATATTAAACCAGCTATTGTTTTGTAATGCCCGGTATAATCTAATATTCAATACAATGTTAGATAAACCACCTGATTTTAATAATATATATACATAAGGAATCCATAATAATACCTTCTTCTTAAGAGATCCCTTTAATTTATAATATTCAATAGTAGTATCATCATCTTTCAGTTTATCTGTAGTTCTTAATGTGTTAGTATTTATTAATTTATTATGCATGGTAGAGTATTCATTTCGAAGATTCTTCTTTGAAACAATTCTAGACACATTATATACAATTTCATTAACAGAATTATGGTTAAAATACTTAATATTATTATGCATATAAGCCTTTTTGATAATATCATTCCATCTATTCATTACTGCTTCTTCAGAACATTTCTCACGAATTGTCTTTCTAGCATTAACCCCATATTCCATTGATTTCTCAGGATTGTTTATGAAGAATAATATACTTTCTGCTAATTGTTCTACATTATATTGTTCTACAAGTAGTCCATTTTCATTATTTATGATTACATCGGAAGGTCCATAATTTATATCATAGCTTATCACAGGTACCCCATTAGCCATGGATTCTAGTATAACCATAGGTAAACCTTCAAAGTGAGATACTAATATTGTTACAAGTGAAGAAGCCATTTCTTCATTGACATTATTAACATGACCCCTAAAGTTTATAATATCTTCTAAGTCATTTTCTTTAATATATTCCTGTAACTTATCATATTCTTTTATTTCGTTAGGCTTCAATGCTCTTCCAAATATATCTAAATAGACATTAGGATTAGATTCATGAACTATTTTCATAGCTTTTAAAGCATCAATTAAATTTTTTTCAGTAGATACCCTAGCAAATATAGATATCTTATTAACATCTATAGAGTCATAATCCCTATCTTGAATATAATCATCCATATCAATAACATTACTTATATTATATATATTATCCATATGGAATTGATTTTTAAGATCATTATTCAAAGATTCTGTTAAGGAAATTAAAACATCTAAATCCTCTTTATTATTAAATAAAGCTATATCTCTTAGTTCGTTATCGGAGGAAGATGGATTTTTATAAGGATTAGAATGTAAAAAGCCAATTTTATATGCAAGACTTGAATCAACATTTTCTATAGAAGGAACAACACCAGAGCAATCATTGATTAAAAATGGTTTCACTTCCTGACTCTTACATTGTTCAACTACAAAATATGTTACAAATTCTTTATAATCCTCAAAATCTGTAACTGTACTTGTAATTCTATCATTTAATTGTATTGAATAATTATTTTTATTATATTTTAATTTTAAATAATTAAATCCATCAACTGTATAAAAATTACTTTCTATTAATACCGTATGACTTAAAATTGTTTCAATAAATAATGAGTCATTAATATATAACTCTGATCTAGCTAATACTATAGAAGAAGTATCTAAATCGCTTAATTTAAAATCATTATCCTTATTATCACGTAGAGTAAATAAATCATTTACATCAAAGGAATCTTTAAGATAATAATCATATAAAATTGAATCATCATCTTTTACAGTTTTTTTGATGACAAAATCATCAGAAACATATATTTCTCCATCAAAATCTACAAAATAATTACTTTTATAGTTGGAATCTACATCCATAGTATTAATATCACGATAATAATGATACATGTTACGAATTTCGACATTATCATTAAGATAACCTAATTCACGATGATGCTTTTCAATGAAAGAAATATTTTTAAAATTACGAGCTAAATTACTTTTAAAAAGATTAGGATCAACATTTAATAAAGTAACATCATATCCTGCATGATCAAACATATTAGCTCTGTTAAAAACTGCTTTAGCTAGTCCACCTATATCACAATCAAAACCAAAGAATAACATGAAAAATTTAGATTTTTTAATTAACGGATTTATATCTACATCATTCATAGCTATTGCTAAGTAATCAGAGATAGCGAGTGCATTAATATATTCATGTTTAGCAACTAAATCAAAAAATTTTTTTAAATCTTTTGGAGGATTTAAATTATCGGATTCAGCAAATACTTCATATAATTGATTTGCATCCTTTAACAGTTCAACTTTATCTTCAGGGCCTAAATTACTTGTGACAAGTTGTCTTGTCCAGAAGAAAAGATGTCTTGCTGCATACCAATTATATTCTGGATTATATTCATTTAATAAATTATAAAATAAATTATATGATTTAATGAATCCTTTTAAATTTTTTTTACTCTTTTTAGATGTTACTGAGACATGTTTATTCTTGTTATCTACATTAGAACTTGTCTGATATTTTAATACAGGTTTATTAATAAAAACTGTATTACTTGATTTTAATAAACATTCTCCTACAAATACTAAATCCTGGGCAGGTAGATATTCTGGAAATTTTATTTTGTTATCTAATACAAATTCCTTCTTAAAAATTTTAGCCCATACAGAAGGATTTGTTTTAAATAGATCTGTATTCTCATCAATAGTATTTACTTGAATTATGTCATTGTCATCTAATTCTAAAAAGTTCCAATTCATAGGAACATATTTTCCATTTTCATATTTGACATAATTTCCTGAAACAAAATCAGAGTCATACTTTTGTATAGTGTCATATAACACTTCACAAGCATCAGAAGTATACTCATCATCAGGGTCTAAAAACATTAAATATGATGCAGTAGCATTTTCAATACCTATATTTCGAGGTTTTCCTGCAAAACCACTATTTTCGTCCATTGGAATAAATTTAACATTAGAGTATTCAACTGATAATTTAGTTAATATGTCTCGACTGTTATCTGTAGAATAATCATCTACAAATATAACTTCTAAGTTTTTAAAGCCTATAGATTGATTATATATAGATTTAAAAGCAGATTTAATTGTATTTTCTACGTTATATACTGGTATCACTATGGAAATTTTATACATATTTTTTATCCCATTAACTGTTTTTCTTTAGTAATTGTATATGTTTATATTTTCTATAATATATAGTTTGAAATAATAAAAATAATCAGATGAATATTGTTATTATTACATATTTTTTATTATTATTCGAAATAACCTTTTAAAAGTATTATTTAATAAAAAAAAGATGGTAATTATAATACTATATTATATTCAAGGTTTGAATCTTTATAGAATTTTTTTATATAAAGAATATAATCTATTTTTTCTGTCATGTAATGAAAATTTTAATAATAATTACAATCATTTCATGAAAATAATTATTGCAATTTAGCCAGTATATCTTTCTTACTCATTTTTTTAAAGTATTTAGAATTAGGTTTCCTATTTTCATAGTAGCCATTACATATATAATGAGTTTCTGGAGTTAATATCTCACACCACTTTCTTTTAGAAAGATCATTATTTTTATTTAGATAATATCCAACATCAAACCATGTGTTATTTTGTAAAGCTCTGTATAATCTTATGTTTAATATTATTTCTGATGATTTTCTTGAATTAAATAAGATATATATGTATGGTAGCCAGGAAAATAATTTTTTTCTTGTTAATCCGTTATATTTATAATATTCAAGTGTTGTTTTCATATCATTTAGTTGTTGTTTTTGGTTATTTGCTTGATTATCTGCTAATGATGATGTTAAATTAAATATTTTTCCTCTCTCATATTCTCTAGTCAGATTGAATAATCTAATTTTATTAGATAGGAATGCATCTT
This genomic interval from Candidatus Methanosphaera massiliense contains the following:
- the glf gene encoding UDP-galactopyranose mutase; the protein is MKKYDYLIVGSGLFGSVFAHEMNKKGKQCLVIEKRNTVGGNIYTEKIENINVHKYGAHIFHTNNEEIWQYINQFAKFNRFTNSPIANYEGKLYNLPFNMNTFYQIWGVKTPEKAKKIIEEEKKEYKTDNPSNLEEQAINLVGSTIYKLLIKGYTEKQWGKSCTELPSFIIKRLPVRFTYDNNYFNDLYQGIPIGGYTQIIEKLLNGIEVKLNTDYFDNKEKWDNIADKVLFTGMIDQYFDYCYGELEYRGLKFETEIKDTDNYQGNAVINYTERKIPYTRIIEHKHFENSASEKTIITKEYPQTWKKGEEAYYPVNDAKNSELYNKYQKLAEKEPNILFGGRLGMYKYMNMDQVIEEALTLTKKENNMNL
- a CDS encoding glycosyltransferase; this translates as MYKISIVIPVYNVENTIKSAFKSIYNQSIGFKNLEVIFVDDYSTDNSRDILTKLSVEYSNVKFIPMDENSGFAGKPRNIGIENATASYLMFLDPDDEYTSDACEVLYDTIQKYDSDFVSGNYVKYENGKYVPMNWNFLELDDNDIIQVNTIDENTDLFKTNPSVWAKIFKKEFVLDNKIKFPEYLPAQDLVFVGECLLKSSNTVFINKPVLKYQTSSNVDNKNKHVSVTSKKSKKNLKGFIKSYNLFYNLLNEYNPEYNWYAARHLFFWTRQLVTSNLGPEDKVELLKDANQLYEVFAESDNLNPPKDLKKFFDLVAKHEYINALAISDYLAIAMNDVDINPLIKKSKFFMLFFGFDCDIGGLAKAVFNRANMFDHAGYDVTLLNVDPNLFKSNLARNFKNISFIEKHHRELGYLNDNVEIRNMYHYYRDINTMDVDSNYKSNYFVDFDGEIYVSDDFVIKKTVKDDDSILYDYYLKDSFDVNDLFTLRDNKDNDFKLSDLDTSSIVLARSELYINDSLFIETILSHTVLIESNFYTVDGFNYLKLKYNKNNYSIQLNDRITSTVTDFEDYKEFVTYFVVEQCKSQEVKPFLINDCSGVVPSIENVDSSLAYKIGFLHSNPYKNPSSSDNELRDIALFNNKEDLDVLISLTESLNNDLKNQFHMDNIYNISNVIDMDDYIQDRDYDSIDVNKISIFARVSTEKNLIDALKAMKIVHESNPNVYLDIFGRALKPNEIKEYDKLQEYIKENDLEDIINFRGHVNNVNEEMASSLVTILVSHFEGLPMVILESMANGVPVISYDINYGPSDVIINNENGLLVEQYNVEQLAESILFFINNPEKSMEYGVNARKTIREKCSEEAVMNRWNDIIKKAYMHNNIKYFNHNSVNEIVYNVSRIVSKKNLRNEYSTMHNKLINTNTLRTTDKLKDDDTTIEYYKLKGSLKKKVLLWIPYVYILLKSGGLSNIVLNIRLYRALQNNSWFNIGYYLNNNRDLTRRKWCKLLTPETHYVCNGIDESRKPNPTYKGKSRKDVLSKLNN